A window of the Pogona vitticeps strain Pit_001003342236 chromosome 4, PviZW2.1, whole genome shotgun sequence genome harbors these coding sequences:
- the SNX5 gene encoding sorting nexin-5 has protein sequence MSLAVEEQEEASGGTKMRAVSVDLNIDPSLQIDIPDALSEKDKVKFTVHTKTTLPAFQSSEFSVTRQHEDFEWLHDTFTETEEYSGLIIPPAPAKPDFDGPREKMHKLGEGETSMTKEEFAKMKQELEAEYLAVFKKTVSAHELFLQEISSHPVLSQDHNFHIFLEYDQDLSVRRKNTKEVFGGFFKIVAKSADEVLFSGVKEIDDFFEQEKTFLVNYYNRIKEACAKADKMTGSHKNVADDYIYTSSSLKSLAVEEPTVIKKYLMKMSELFEKLRKVENRVSSDEDLKLSELLRYYMHNIEAAKDLLYRRTRALADYEHSNKALDKARLKSKDVRLAEVHQQECCQRFEKISESGKQELNNFKQKRIATFRKNLIEMTELEIKHAKNNASLVQSCIDLLKNN, from the exons ATGAGAGCTGTATCTGTGGATTTAAATATTGACCCTTCACTACAAATTGACATCCCTGATGCACTCAGCGAAAAAGATAAGGTGAAGTTCACAGTCCACACTAAG ACTACACTGCCAGCTTTTCAGAGCTCAGAATTTTCAGTTACTAGACAGCATGAAGATTTTGAGTGGCTACATGATACGTTTACTGAAACAGAAGAGTATTCAGGACTAATT ATTCCACCAGCCCCTGCAAAGCCTGACTTTGATGGCCCTAGAGAGAAGATGCACAAGCTTGGAGAAGGGGAAACGTCAATGACAAAAGAGGAATTTGCCAAAATGAAGCAAGAGTTGGAAGC GGAGTATCTTGCTGTCTTCAAGAAGACTGTATCAGCACATGAACTCTTCCTTCAAGAAATTTCTTCTCACCCTGTTCTCAGCCAAGATCACAACTTCCACATCTTCCTTGAATATGATCAGGAT TTAAGCGTTCGGAGGAAAAATACCAAGGAAGTATTTGGTGGCTTCTTTAAAATTGTGGCGAAGAGTGCTGATGAAGTTCTGTTCTCTGGGGTTAAG GAGATAGATGATTTCTTTGAACAAGAGAAGACATTTCTTGTAAATTACTACAACAGAATCAAGGAAGCATGTGCGAAGGCAGATAAGATGACAGGATctcataaaa ATGTTGCAGATGACTATATTTACACATCATCTTCTTTAAAAAGCCTGGCTGTAGAAGAGCCAACTGTCATAAAAAA GTACTTGATGAAAATGTCTGAACTCTTTGAGAAACTCAGG AAAGTAGAGAATCGTGTTTCTTCTGATGAAGATCTGAAACTGTCAGAGTTACTAAGGTATTATATGCACAATATAGAAGCAGCAAAG GATCTCTTGTACAGACGAACACGTGCTCTTGCAGACTATGAACATTCAAATAAAGCTCTGGATAAAGCTAGATTGAAAAGCAAAGATGTCAGGTTGGCAGAAGTACATCAGCAAGAGTGCTGTCAAAGATTTGAAAAAATTTCTGAATCTGGAAAACAAG AACTGAACAACTTCAAACAGAAACGAATTGCAACATTTCGTAAAAATCTAATTGAAATGACTGAACTAGAGATCAAACATGCAAAG AACAATGCTTCTCTCGTGCAAAGCTGCATTGATTTGTTAAAGAACAACTGA